A part of Oncorhynchus masou masou isolate Uvic2021 chromosome 21, UVic_Omas_1.1, whole genome shotgun sequence genomic DNA contains:
- the LOC135507576 gene encoding transmembrane protein 184C-like — protein MPCTCGNWRRWIRPLVVLLYFLVVLVLLPLCIWELQKSEVGTHNKAWFIAGIFVFMTIPISLWGILQHLVNYTQPELQKPIIRILWMVPIYSLDSWIALKYPRIAIYVDTCRECYEAYVIYNFMIFLLNYLGNQYPSLVLMLEVQEQQKHLPPLCCCPAWPMGEVLLLRCKLGVLQYTVVRPVTTVIALICQLCGAYDEGNFSSTNAWTYLVIFNNMSQLFAMYCLVLFYKALREELAPIRPVGKFLCVKMVVFVSFWQAAFIALLVKVRVISERHTWDWDSVEAVATGLQDFIICVEMFLAAIAHHFSFTYKPYIQEAEEGSCFDSFLAMWDISDVRADISEQVRNVGRTVMGRTRKTYFGEAEDDGERSGLLSPGSLDAIGPTETLSNPASPKGRYQGLGKTQTPHSLSAPAGLSNAQWIGEGDGEEREDDGRQAPEPRNTTNEPTDSVTDDLVVIT, from the exons ATGCCTTGTACTTGTGGCAACTGGAGGAGATGGATTCGGCCTCTGGTCGTTCTTCTATACTTTCTGGTTGTGCTTGTCCTACTACCCCTGTGCATCTGGGAACTACAGAAATCAGAG GTTGGTACCCATAACAAAGCATGGTTCATAGCTGGGATATTCGTGTTCATGACCATACCCATATCACTATGGGGGATCCTGCAGCATCTTGTAAACTATACTCAACCAGAGCTACAGAAGCCAATTATCAG AATATTATGGATGGTCCCCATTTACAGTTTGGACAGT tggATTGCGTTGAAATACCCCAGAATTGCCATCTATGTGGATACGTGCAGGGAGTGCTACGAGGCATACGTCATCTACAACTTCATGATCTTCCTGCTCAACTACCTGGGAAACCAG TACCCCAGCCTGGTACTGATGCTGGAGGTGCAGGAGCAGCAGAAACAccttcctcccctctgctgctgcccgGCATGGCCCATGGGAGA GGTATTGCTATTGAGATGCAAGCTGGGAGTGTTGCAATACACGGTTGTCAGACCAGTCACAACAGTTATTGCCTT GATATGTCAGCTCTGTGGTGCGTATGATGAAGGTAACTTCAGCTCAACCAATGCATGGACGTACCTGGTGATATTCAACAATATGTCGCAGCTG ttTGCCATGTACTGTTTGGTCCTGTTCTACAAGGCCCTAAGAGAGGAACTGGCCCCCATCAGACCAGTGGGGAAGTTCCTGTGTGTCAAAATGGTGGTCTTCGTCTCCTTCTG GCAAGCTGCGTTCATCGCTCTCCTGGTCAAGGTTAGAGTGATCTCAGAAAGACACACGTGGGACTGGGACAGTGTGGAGGCTGTAGCTACAGGCCTACAG GACTTCATCATCTGTGTGGAGATGTTCCTGGCGGCCATCGCCCACCACTTCAGTTTCACCTACAAGCCCTACAtccaggaggctgaggagggatcCTGCTTCGACTCCTTCCTGGCCATGTGGGACATCTCTGACGTCAGGGCTGACATCTCTGAGCAAGTCCGCAACGTCG GGAGAACGGTTATGGGCCGAACTAGGAAGACCTATTTTGGTGAGGCGGAGGACGACGGTGAGCGCTCAGGCTTGCTTTCTCCAGGCTCCCTGGACGCCATCGGTCCCACGGAGACCTTGTCCAACCCGGCGTCCCCCAAGGGTCGGTACCAGGGCCTTGGCAAAACCCAAACGCCCCACTCCCTGTCAGCCCCCGCCGGGCTCAGCAATGCTCAGTGgattggagagggggatggagaggagagggaagacgaTGGTAGACAAGCTCCAGAGCCCAGAAACACCACCAACGAGCCAACAGACTCGGTTACAGACGACCTTGTCGTTATCACCTAG
- the LOC135507573 gene encoding protein arginine N-methyltransferase 9-like isoform X2 has product MPNTSTRPKRGRRNRRVPREDPARNELVSRSLESAQQCLFNQDYGTAFVHYLLVLNLAPVLKDFANESFRFTLFKWADELDSLGRIQDLFDCYEQALELFPTDEVIINSMGEHLFRMGFRDEAAGHFHKALKLKPDYPEAKENFYRVANWLVERWHFLMLNDRRRNHKYQQAIQKAVEGGCNTVLDIGTGTGILGMCAKKAGAAEVYACELSKTMYELACEVVTANGMNGLIKILHMKSLEMEVPKDIPKRVSLVVTETVDAGLFGEGIIESLIHAWNHLLLPPQSTQDPSRPPSQAGRVIPAGATVFGMAVQCLEIRRHHRLCVSEVGGLSTAAAGELHSPVSCSSEDDSTEPYTTERLSRLPGGYTPLTEPFNALDIDFNNVQELEGLCSREVSRVRLPVTGEGLLDALAVWFQLHLDQQSSLSTGPKEDTCWEQAIYPVQTPHNFPLRPGDELIVEISCRDAYLRLCSVAVARDGREFCLDDCLDPDIPRNNPGCNSNPSLNAEAELCSALACLGTEQSSGPRDYTMLECAEMALLNNQPYHDSFRRALAKLITNLKDARSVQGSSQGQGLEVMPLTDPPSGPMDPGPDPFYVLDVSEGFSVLSLMAASQGQVKAYSSVEKTQHQAVLRRLAMANGVPEEALEFWLNQVEDEQAVLQRPSREKLWSAIILDCVETCGLVRQKLMEKATLARCLLEDGGQIFPERIVLHGMLVESDTLLLESAVQGQEPTLGFNIAPFINQFTVPVHVFLDLSTLQCRHLSDSVELFILDLMNTNANYTNRDVKVQASASGRVTAVPFWYQIHLNEEISVSTFNQDSHWKQAAVVLHQPLAVREGDWVRLAVTLQKSSISISASIEEEVGETGTVDSVKSSVK; this is encoded by the exons ATGCCCAACACCAGCACCAGGCCTAAGCGGGGCAGACGGAACCGTCGGGTGCCCAGGGAGGACCCTGCCAGGAATGAGCTGGTGTCCAGGTCACTGGAGAGTGCCCAGCAGTGTCTGTTCAACCAAGACTATGGGACCGCCTTTGTCCACTACCTTCTCGTCCTCAACCTGGCTCCTGTGCTGAAGGACTTTGCCAAT GAGTCCTTTAGGTTCACTCTGTTCAAATGGGCAGATGAGCTTGACTCTCTGGGGCGCATCCAGGACCTGTTTGACTGCTATGAACAGGCTCTGGAGCTCTTCCCTACTGATGAGGTCATCATCAACAGCATGGGTGAACACCTGTTCAG AATGGGATTCCGGGATGAGGCCGCTGGTCATTTCCACAAGGCCCTGAAGCTGAAGCCGGACTACCCCGAGGCCAAGGAGAATTTCTACCGCGTGGCCAACTGGCTGGTGGAGCGCTGGCACTTCCTGATGCTCAACGATCGCAGGAGGAACCACAAGTACCAGCAGGCCATCCAGAAGGCTGTTGAGGGAGGCTGCAACACTGTGTTAGATATAGGCACAGGGACCGGTATCCTCGG AATGTGTGCTAAGAAGGCAGGGGCGGCTGAGGTGTACGCCTGTGAGCTGTCCAAGACCATGTACGAACTGGCCTGTGAGGTGGTCACCGCTAACGGAATGAACGGACTCATCAAGATCCTCCATATGAAGTCGCTGGAGATGGAAGTGCCTAAAGACATCCCTAAGAG GGTATCGCTGGTTGTCACCGAGACTGTGGATGCTGGCCTATTTGGTGAAGGTATTATAGAGAGCCTTATACACGCCTGGAATCATCTGCTTTTGCCTCCACAG aGCACCCAGGACCCATCCAGGCCTCCCTCCCAAGCAGGCCGGGTCATCCCTGCCGGAGCCACTGTGTTTGGGATGGCTGTCCAGTGCCTGGAGATCCGCCGCCATCACAG gctgtgtgtgtctgaggtggGAGGCCTGTCCACGGCTGCAGCCGGAGAGctccacagcccagtaagctgcaGCTCAGAGGATGACTCCACAGAGCcctacaccacagagagactgaGCAGACTGCCTGGAGGCTACACGCCCCTCACTGAACCTTTCAATGCCCTGGACATAGACTTCAACAACGTGCAG GAGCTGGAGGGTCTGTGCTCCAGGGAGGTGAGCCGGGTGCGTCTACCTGTAACTGGGGAGGGTCTGCTGGACGCCCTGGCCGTGTGGTTCCAGCTCCACCTGGACCAGCAGAGTAGCCTGTCCACCGGCCCTAAGGAGGACACCTGCTGGGAGCAGGCCATCTACCCCGTTCAGACACCACACA ATTTTCCCCTGAGGCCTGGTGATGAGCTCATCGTGGAGATCTCCTGCCGGGACGCCTACCTGAGACTCTGCAGCGTTGCCGTAGCGAGAGACGGACGAGAGTTCTGTCTAGACGACTGTCTGGATCCAGACATACCTAGAAACAACCCAGGCTGCAATTCCAACCCAAGCCTTAATGCAGAGGCAGAACTGTGCAGTGCCCTAGCTTGCCTcgggacagagcagagcagtggACCTCGAGACTACACCATGCTGGAGTGTGCTGAAATGGCTCTCCTCAACAACCAGCCCTATCACGATAGTTTTCGCAGGGCGCTGGCTAAACTCATCACCAACCTGAAGGACGCCCGTTCGGTCCAGGGTTCCAGCCAGGGTCAAGGGTTAGAGGTCATGCCTCTCACTGATCCCCCCAGtggccctatggaccctggtcctgACCCCTTCTACGTGCTGGACGTGTCCGAgggtttctctgttctctccctcatGGCGGCCAGTCAGGGCCAGGTGAAGGCCTATAGTTCGGTAGAGAAGACCCAGCACCAGGCGGTGCTCAGGAGGCTGGCCATGGCCAATGGTGTCCCAGAGGAGGCTCTCGAGTTCTGGCTGAACCAGGTGGAGGACGAGCAGGCGGTGCTCCAGAGACCCTCCAGGGAAAAGCTGTGGAGCGCCATTATATTAGACTGTGTGGAGACCTGTGGCTTAGTGAGGCAGAAGCTGATGGAGAAAGCCACCCTAGCCAG GTGCCTGTTGGAGGACGGCGGTCAGATCTTCCCAGAGAGAATAGTGTTGCACGGGATGCTGGTGGAGTCTGACACCCTGCTGCTGGAGAGTGCTGTCCAGGGCCAGGAGCCGACACTGGGCTTCAACATCGCCCCGTTCATCAACCAGTTCACT GTTCCAGTCCATGTGTTTCTGGACTTGTCCACTCTGCAGTGTAGACATCTCAGTGACTCTGTAGAACTCTTTATCCTGGACCTCATGAACACCAACGCCAACTATACCAACAGAGACGTCAAG GTCCAGGCTAGTGCCTCAGGCAGGGTAACTGCTGTGCCCTTCTGGTACCAGATCCACCTGAACGAGGAGATCAGCGTGAGCACCTTCAACCAGGACTCCCATTGGAAGCAGGCTGCTGTGGTGCTGCACCAGCCCCTGGCAGtaagggagggagactgggtACGACTGGCAGTCACTCTGCAGAAGAGCTCCATCTCCATATCAGCCAGTATAGAGGAAGAGGTTGGGGAGACCGGGACTGTGGATTCTGTTAAGAGTTCTGTTAAGTAG
- the LOC135507573 gene encoding protein arginine N-methyltransferase 9-like isoform X1, whose product MHDCVIHIYVIGMPNTSTRPKRGRRNRRVPREDPARNELVSRSLESAQQCLFNQDYGTAFVHYLLVLNLAPVLKDFANESFRFTLFKWADELDSLGRIQDLFDCYEQALELFPTDEVIINSMGEHLFRMGFRDEAAGHFHKALKLKPDYPEAKENFYRVANWLVERWHFLMLNDRRRNHKYQQAIQKAVEGGCNTVLDIGTGTGILGMCAKKAGAAEVYACELSKTMYELACEVVTANGMNGLIKILHMKSLEMEVPKDIPKRVSLVVTETVDAGLFGEGIIESLIHAWNHLLLPPQSTQDPSRPPSQAGRVIPAGATVFGMAVQCLEIRRHHRLCVSEVGGLSTAAAGELHSPVSCSSEDDSTEPYTTERLSRLPGGYTPLTEPFNALDIDFNNVQELEGLCSREVSRVRLPVTGEGLLDALAVWFQLHLDQQSSLSTGPKEDTCWEQAIYPVQTPHNFPLRPGDELIVEISCRDAYLRLCSVAVARDGREFCLDDCLDPDIPRNNPGCNSNPSLNAEAELCSALACLGTEQSSGPRDYTMLECAEMALLNNQPYHDSFRRALAKLITNLKDARSVQGSSQGQGLEVMPLTDPPSGPMDPGPDPFYVLDVSEGFSVLSLMAASQGQVKAYSSVEKTQHQAVLRRLAMANGVPEEALEFWLNQVEDEQAVLQRPSREKLWSAIILDCVETCGLVRQKLMEKATLARCLLEDGGQIFPERIVLHGMLVESDTLLLESAVQGQEPTLGFNIAPFINQFTVPVHVFLDLSTLQCRHLSDSVELFILDLMNTNANYTNRDVKVQASASGRVTAVPFWYQIHLNEEISVSTFNQDSHWKQAAVVLHQPLAVREGDWVRLAVTLQKSSISISASIEEEVGETGTVDSVKSSVK is encoded by the exons ATGCATGATTGTGTGATACATATATA TGTGATCGGAATGCCCAACACCAGCACCAGGCCTAAGCGGGGCAGACGGAACCGTCGGGTGCCCAGGGAGGACCCTGCCAGGAATGAGCTGGTGTCCAGGTCACTGGAGAGTGCCCAGCAGTGTCTGTTCAACCAAGACTATGGGACCGCCTTTGTCCACTACCTTCTCGTCCTCAACCTGGCTCCTGTGCTGAAGGACTTTGCCAAT GAGTCCTTTAGGTTCACTCTGTTCAAATGGGCAGATGAGCTTGACTCTCTGGGGCGCATCCAGGACCTGTTTGACTGCTATGAACAGGCTCTGGAGCTCTTCCCTACTGATGAGGTCATCATCAACAGCATGGGTGAACACCTGTTCAG AATGGGATTCCGGGATGAGGCCGCTGGTCATTTCCACAAGGCCCTGAAGCTGAAGCCGGACTACCCCGAGGCCAAGGAGAATTTCTACCGCGTGGCCAACTGGCTGGTGGAGCGCTGGCACTTCCTGATGCTCAACGATCGCAGGAGGAACCACAAGTACCAGCAGGCCATCCAGAAGGCTGTTGAGGGAGGCTGCAACACTGTGTTAGATATAGGCACAGGGACCGGTATCCTCGG AATGTGTGCTAAGAAGGCAGGGGCGGCTGAGGTGTACGCCTGTGAGCTGTCCAAGACCATGTACGAACTGGCCTGTGAGGTGGTCACCGCTAACGGAATGAACGGACTCATCAAGATCCTCCATATGAAGTCGCTGGAGATGGAAGTGCCTAAAGACATCCCTAAGAG GGTATCGCTGGTTGTCACCGAGACTGTGGATGCTGGCCTATTTGGTGAAGGTATTATAGAGAGCCTTATACACGCCTGGAATCATCTGCTTTTGCCTCCACAG aGCACCCAGGACCCATCCAGGCCTCCCTCCCAAGCAGGCCGGGTCATCCCTGCCGGAGCCACTGTGTTTGGGATGGCTGTCCAGTGCCTGGAGATCCGCCGCCATCACAG gctgtgtgtgtctgaggtggGAGGCCTGTCCACGGCTGCAGCCGGAGAGctccacagcccagtaagctgcaGCTCAGAGGATGACTCCACAGAGCcctacaccacagagagactgaGCAGACTGCCTGGAGGCTACACGCCCCTCACTGAACCTTTCAATGCCCTGGACATAGACTTCAACAACGTGCAG GAGCTGGAGGGTCTGTGCTCCAGGGAGGTGAGCCGGGTGCGTCTACCTGTAACTGGGGAGGGTCTGCTGGACGCCCTGGCCGTGTGGTTCCAGCTCCACCTGGACCAGCAGAGTAGCCTGTCCACCGGCCCTAAGGAGGACACCTGCTGGGAGCAGGCCATCTACCCCGTTCAGACACCACACA ATTTTCCCCTGAGGCCTGGTGATGAGCTCATCGTGGAGATCTCCTGCCGGGACGCCTACCTGAGACTCTGCAGCGTTGCCGTAGCGAGAGACGGACGAGAGTTCTGTCTAGACGACTGTCTGGATCCAGACATACCTAGAAACAACCCAGGCTGCAATTCCAACCCAAGCCTTAATGCAGAGGCAGAACTGTGCAGTGCCCTAGCTTGCCTcgggacagagcagagcagtggACCTCGAGACTACACCATGCTGGAGTGTGCTGAAATGGCTCTCCTCAACAACCAGCCCTATCACGATAGTTTTCGCAGGGCGCTGGCTAAACTCATCACCAACCTGAAGGACGCCCGTTCGGTCCAGGGTTCCAGCCAGGGTCAAGGGTTAGAGGTCATGCCTCTCACTGATCCCCCCAGtggccctatggaccctggtcctgACCCCTTCTACGTGCTGGACGTGTCCGAgggtttctctgttctctccctcatGGCGGCCAGTCAGGGCCAGGTGAAGGCCTATAGTTCGGTAGAGAAGACCCAGCACCAGGCGGTGCTCAGGAGGCTGGCCATGGCCAATGGTGTCCCAGAGGAGGCTCTCGAGTTCTGGCTGAACCAGGTGGAGGACGAGCAGGCGGTGCTCCAGAGACCCTCCAGGGAAAAGCTGTGGAGCGCCATTATATTAGACTGTGTGGAGACCTGTGGCTTAGTGAGGCAGAAGCTGATGGAGAAAGCCACCCTAGCCAG GTGCCTGTTGGAGGACGGCGGTCAGATCTTCCCAGAGAGAATAGTGTTGCACGGGATGCTGGTGGAGTCTGACACCCTGCTGCTGGAGAGTGCTGTCCAGGGCCAGGAGCCGACACTGGGCTTCAACATCGCCCCGTTCATCAACCAGTTCACT GTTCCAGTCCATGTGTTTCTGGACTTGTCCACTCTGCAGTGTAGACATCTCAGTGACTCTGTAGAACTCTTTATCCTGGACCTCATGAACACCAACGCCAACTATACCAACAGAGACGTCAAG GTCCAGGCTAGTGCCTCAGGCAGGGTAACTGCTGTGCCCTTCTGGTACCAGATCCACCTGAACGAGGAGATCAGCGTGAGCACCTTCAACCAGGACTCCCATTGGAAGCAGGCTGCTGTGGTGCTGCACCAGCCCCTGGCAGtaagggagggagactgggtACGACTGGCAGTCACTCTGCAGAAGAGCTCCATCTCCATATCAGCCAGTATAGAGGAAGAGGTTGGGGAGACCGGGACTGTGGATTCTGTTAAGAGTTCTGTTAAGTAG
- the LOC135507573 gene encoding protein arginine N-methyltransferase 9-like isoform X3 — translation MHDCVIHIYVIGMPNTSTRPKRGRRNRRVPREDPARNELVSRSLESAQQCLFNQDYGTAFVHYLLVLNLAPVLKDFANESFRFTLFKWADELDSLGRIQDLFDCYEQALELFPTDEVIINSMGEHLFRMGFRDEAAGHFHKALKLKPDYPEAKENFYRVANWLVERWHFLMLNDRRRNHKYQQAIQKAVEGGCNTVLDIGTGTGILGMCAKKAGAAEVYACELSKTMYELACEVVTANGMNGLIKILHMKSLEMEVPKDIPKRVSLVVTETVDAGLFGEGIIESLIHAWNHLLLPPQSTQDPSRPPSQAGRVIPAGATVFGMAVQCLEIRRHHRLCVSEVGGLSTAAAGELHSPVSCSSEDDSTEPYTTERLSRLPGGYTPLTEPFNALDIDFNNVQELEGLCSREVSRVRLPVTGEGLLDALAVWFQLHLDQQSSLSTGPKEDTCWEQAIYPVQTPHNFPLRPGDELIVEISCRDAYLRLCSVAVARDGREFCLDDCLDPDIPRNNPGCNSNPSLNAEAELCSALACLGTEQSSGPRDYTMLECAEMALLNNQPYHDSFRRALAKLITNLKDARSVQGSSQGQGLEVMPLTDPPSGPMDPGPDPFYVLDVSEGFSVLSLMAASQGQVKAYSSVEKTQHQAVLRRLAMANGVPEEALEFWLNQVEDEQAVLQRPSREKLWSAIILDCVETCGLVRQKLMEKATLARCLLEDGGQIFPERIVLHGMLVESDTLLLESAVQGQEPTLGFNIAPFINQFTVPVHVFLDLSTLQCRHLSDSVELFILDLMNTNANYTNRDVKG, via the exons ATGCATGATTGTGTGATACATATATA TGTGATCGGAATGCCCAACACCAGCACCAGGCCTAAGCGGGGCAGACGGAACCGTCGGGTGCCCAGGGAGGACCCTGCCAGGAATGAGCTGGTGTCCAGGTCACTGGAGAGTGCCCAGCAGTGTCTGTTCAACCAAGACTATGGGACCGCCTTTGTCCACTACCTTCTCGTCCTCAACCTGGCTCCTGTGCTGAAGGACTTTGCCAAT GAGTCCTTTAGGTTCACTCTGTTCAAATGGGCAGATGAGCTTGACTCTCTGGGGCGCATCCAGGACCTGTTTGACTGCTATGAACAGGCTCTGGAGCTCTTCCCTACTGATGAGGTCATCATCAACAGCATGGGTGAACACCTGTTCAG AATGGGATTCCGGGATGAGGCCGCTGGTCATTTCCACAAGGCCCTGAAGCTGAAGCCGGACTACCCCGAGGCCAAGGAGAATTTCTACCGCGTGGCCAACTGGCTGGTGGAGCGCTGGCACTTCCTGATGCTCAACGATCGCAGGAGGAACCACAAGTACCAGCAGGCCATCCAGAAGGCTGTTGAGGGAGGCTGCAACACTGTGTTAGATATAGGCACAGGGACCGGTATCCTCGG AATGTGTGCTAAGAAGGCAGGGGCGGCTGAGGTGTACGCCTGTGAGCTGTCCAAGACCATGTACGAACTGGCCTGTGAGGTGGTCACCGCTAACGGAATGAACGGACTCATCAAGATCCTCCATATGAAGTCGCTGGAGATGGAAGTGCCTAAAGACATCCCTAAGAG GGTATCGCTGGTTGTCACCGAGACTGTGGATGCTGGCCTATTTGGTGAAGGTATTATAGAGAGCCTTATACACGCCTGGAATCATCTGCTTTTGCCTCCACAG aGCACCCAGGACCCATCCAGGCCTCCCTCCCAAGCAGGCCGGGTCATCCCTGCCGGAGCCACTGTGTTTGGGATGGCTGTCCAGTGCCTGGAGATCCGCCGCCATCACAG gctgtgtgtgtctgaggtggGAGGCCTGTCCACGGCTGCAGCCGGAGAGctccacagcccagtaagctgcaGCTCAGAGGATGACTCCACAGAGCcctacaccacagagagactgaGCAGACTGCCTGGAGGCTACACGCCCCTCACTGAACCTTTCAATGCCCTGGACATAGACTTCAACAACGTGCAG GAGCTGGAGGGTCTGTGCTCCAGGGAGGTGAGCCGGGTGCGTCTACCTGTAACTGGGGAGGGTCTGCTGGACGCCCTGGCCGTGTGGTTCCAGCTCCACCTGGACCAGCAGAGTAGCCTGTCCACCGGCCCTAAGGAGGACACCTGCTGGGAGCAGGCCATCTACCCCGTTCAGACACCACACA ATTTTCCCCTGAGGCCTGGTGATGAGCTCATCGTGGAGATCTCCTGCCGGGACGCCTACCTGAGACTCTGCAGCGTTGCCGTAGCGAGAGACGGACGAGAGTTCTGTCTAGACGACTGTCTGGATCCAGACATACCTAGAAACAACCCAGGCTGCAATTCCAACCCAAGCCTTAATGCAGAGGCAGAACTGTGCAGTGCCCTAGCTTGCCTcgggacagagcagagcagtggACCTCGAGACTACACCATGCTGGAGTGTGCTGAAATGGCTCTCCTCAACAACCAGCCCTATCACGATAGTTTTCGCAGGGCGCTGGCTAAACTCATCACCAACCTGAAGGACGCCCGTTCGGTCCAGGGTTCCAGCCAGGGTCAAGGGTTAGAGGTCATGCCTCTCACTGATCCCCCCAGtggccctatggaccctggtcctgACCCCTTCTACGTGCTGGACGTGTCCGAgggtttctctgttctctccctcatGGCGGCCAGTCAGGGCCAGGTGAAGGCCTATAGTTCGGTAGAGAAGACCCAGCACCAGGCGGTGCTCAGGAGGCTGGCCATGGCCAATGGTGTCCCAGAGGAGGCTCTCGAGTTCTGGCTGAACCAGGTGGAGGACGAGCAGGCGGTGCTCCAGAGACCCTCCAGGGAAAAGCTGTGGAGCGCCATTATATTAGACTGTGTGGAGACCTGTGGCTTAGTGAGGCAGAAGCTGATGGAGAAAGCCACCCTAGCCAG GTGCCTGTTGGAGGACGGCGGTCAGATCTTCCCAGAGAGAATAGTGTTGCACGGGATGCTGGTGGAGTCTGACACCCTGCTGCTGGAGAGTGCTGTCCAGGGCCAGGAGCCGACACTGGGCTTCAACATCGCCCCGTTCATCAACCAGTTCACT GTTCCAGTCCATGTGTTTCTGGACTTGTCCACTCTGCAGTGTAGACATCTCAGTGACTCTGTAGAACTCTTTATCCTGGACCTCATGAACACCAACGCCAACTATACCAACAGAGACGTCAAG gggtga